The following DNA comes from Hyphococcus flavus.
AAATGATCCGTATATCACATTTTTGGATACCAAGGCTCTTTACGACCTGCGATCAAAGGTTGTTCACGGTAGCTCGATCAAGGAAAAAGATTTAAACGATGCCTACGGAAAGTCACTAGGGTTACTGTTGACGCTTTTGCGTGTTGTAGTGCGAAGAGGTAATCTCCGCGATATTAGTGAGATCGAAAAGTCAATTCTGTCGAGTAAATAAAACATGCCATCCGCGTCCATCGGTCTCGAATTGCCGCGCCCAAAAGGACTAATCTAATGACTGTCACGCCCGTCAACGGCGCCTGCGCTTATGTCTGGACCTATAAGGTAAAGCCGGAACAGCGCGCGGCGTTTGCCGAAGCCTACGGCCCGAACGGCGTCTGGCCGGAATTCTTTTCGCAATCGCCCGGCTATATTCGCACCGACATTCTGGCCGACCGCGACGATCCGAACCGATTTTCCACCATCGATTATTTCGCCAATGCTGACGCTCGCCCCGCGCTTGTCGCCGAGCAGGCTGAGGCGTTTGCCGCAATTGACAAACGCTGGGAAGAAGCGACGGTGGAAGAAACCTTCATCGGTGTTTTCACCGTCGATTCAAATGCGTGAGCCATGCCCACAGCCTCCATCGGTCCCGAGTTACAGCGCCTGATTGATCTCCTTGCGAAAATGCCGGGGCTGGGGCCGCGCTCGGCCAAGCGCGCGGCGCTTTATCTTTTGAAAAAACGCGAGCCGGTGATGCGCCCGCTCGCTTTTGCGCTCGAAGACGCGGCGCAAAAGGTCAAAGCCTGCGCTGTTTGCGGCAACTGGGATTCCATCGACCCCTGCGCCGTTTGCGCTGACGATGAACGCGACGCATCGCTGATCTGCGTGGTGCAGGATGTGGGCGATCTCTGGGCGCTGGAACGCGCCGGCGCGCACAAGGGCCGTTATCATGTGCTGGGCGGCTTGCTCTCACCACTCGACGGCATCGGCCCCGATGACTTGAACATGGGCGCGCTCATCGCCCGCGCGAAAGAAGAAGCGGTGAAGGAAATCATCCTCGCGCTCCCCGCCACGGTCGATGGTCAAACCACGGCGCATTATCTGACCGAGCATCTGGAAATGTCAGGCGTCAACGTCACGCGCCTTTCGCAAGGCGTGCCCGTCGGCGGCGAACTTGATTATCTCGACGAAGGAACATTGGCCGCAGCCATGAAAGCAAGACGGCCTTTCTGACCCCCGACATTGTGCTGAAGGTTGCTACGGAACTATCAATACTCACCAAATGTCATCACCGGGCTTGTCCCGGTGACCCAGAAATCCGGAAGCTTGTTCTGGATTGCCGGAACAAGTCCGGCAATGACAGCTATTGTTTGTGGGGCGCAGGCGTCATCCGCCGCAGCACGAACCCGAATGCCAGTAGCGTCATCACAACAGAAAGATTGAACCCCGTGCGCTGAGGTTCGCCCGGCAATATGAGCGGGATCAGAAAAAGCGCCAGCAGCATCAACTGGTCAAAGGGCCGCCAGTCATTGCTGCGTGCGGACTGAAGCGCCAGCAGCGCAAACGGCGCAACCATGATCGTCAGTTCGTAATAATAGGCGTAAGGCGCGACCATAAAAGCGCCGCAGCAAACAACCGCCGACTTCAAAGCCTTATCATTGCTTCGCCACCAAATAATGAAGGTCGCCGCGCCCGCGCACAGCGCGCCAATCCCGTGCAGAATTTGCGCAACTAATAGCGGCGCGCCCGCCATCAATACAGTGGCGTAAATTGTTGGCATTTTATAAAGCGGCATCAGCCCGTCACGGATGTGTTTATCGACAGTGCGCAAGCTGTCGATAAAAGCATCCCAAGTCTCAAACCCGAAGGCCGCAACACTCGCGCCCGCAAGCAACATCGCTCCCGCGCCTGCGGTGATGAACGCCCGCCAGTGACCGCCGGCGATATAAGCGACAGGCAACAGCAGTCCCAGTTGCGGCTTCATGGTGAGAAGCGCCGCGCATATCCCGGCAAGCACAGGGCGTTTGTCCACGAACAACGTCGCGCCAATCAGCAGGCCTGCGGTCAGAAACCCGTTCTGGCCGGTAATCACGGTCTGAAACACCGCCGGCGTCGCAAGCGCCGCCAACAGCGCCAGCCCTGTCACTCCTGCGCTGCGGGTTGAGGCTGCAAAGATCGCCAGCCCGCCGCCGGTCCACACAGCGTAACCAAGCCAATAGGGAAGGAGCGCCAGAAATGCGACGGCAAAATAATACGTAGGCGGATATTGCCAGGAAAGCCCCCAGCTTTCCTGCGGCGGGGCGATGCGCGCCAGCCAGTCGTGAAAGACCGGCGCGTAATAAATCGATGCGCCGTCGCCAGCCGCCAATGCTTTCGCCGCCGTCCAGAACGCGGCGAAGTCGCCGCCCACGGGCGTGCCTAATGGTGTCACCAGATTATTCGAAAGGGCGAATTGCGCGATGATGACGGCGATCAGTGTGGCGCCCAACGCGCTCGCGCCCAGCCTGATATGACGAGCGTTGAGGCGGATATCCGCAGTTTGCAAAAGCGAGGTAAAGGTTTTCGCGCTCATGGCCGAAAACTCGTGGTTAACGCTTAATAAAGACTTAGCGTAATGGGAAAGGCGAAGGGTCGTCTTGCGACGCCGGTTTGGACTCCGGCGCTTGAGGCTCCTCTCCCCGATGGGCGGCTGCCGTCTCCTGTGGCGCATGATGGCTGGCGCCGCTGCCGTTTTGTCGCCGCGCGCTTTCGAGGGCGTTGACCCGTTCGCGCAAGGCCAGCAATTCGTTTTCGATCTCCGAAGCGTCGGCGCCTCTCTGTGCTGGCGCAATCCCGCTGCCGGAAATCACCGCGCTGATCGTGTGCAGTGTCGCCATAAGCGACGTCGGCGAGACCATCCAGATTTTCGCGCGATAGCTTTCCTGAACAAGATCCGGGAAATGTTCATGCAGTTGGGTGAGGATATGTTCAGACGGTACGAACATCATCGCGCAGTCGGCAGTCTCGCCAGCGACGATCAGCTTTTCACCCGCATCGGCGATATGGCGCAGGATAATGCGCCGCAGTTCGGTTTCTTCCGTATCGCCCGCCCGCCGCTGCCAAGCGTCGAACGCCTCAACGGGAAAACGGGCATCCAGAGCGATGGGCGCAAGATTGCCGGGCATGAAGATGCAGGCGTCCGCCGTCCGCCCTGAGGCGAGCTTGCTGTTCAATTCAAACCGCTGATAGGGAAGGGCGTCGCTCAATATATCCGAAAGCTGCACCCTAGCGGCGCTTGACGACGCCGCATGGGGCGCGGCTGAGGGTAAGTGGTCGATCCGGCGGGACAGCCTTTCGATCGCGTCGTTGACCGTACTGCGCAGCGACTCAAATTGTTCGCCGAGAAGATCCGCAAGTTCCGCAAAGTGCGCCTCCGACAGGCCTTCATGATGGTCGATCGCGGCTGGCTGAACGGCATGGCTTGCCGTTGCGTCGAGGCGGGTCTGGAATTCTTTCGCCAGGGCGGTCAACCTTTCACTCATGGCGGTGACCGCCGCTTCGTTTTCCCGCAACCCCAGTTTGATCGACCGTTCGGTGTTTTCATTGGCGCGGGCGAGGTCGCGTGCAAGCGCTTCCGCCTCTTCGGCGCGGCGCATGGCTGTTTCGGCGGCGTCTTCCGCGTGTCTGATGCGCGTATCATCTTGAGGCGCCGGCGCATAGTCGCGTACGGGCGCAGGTTGTGGGGCTTCCCGAGACGCCTGTTGGGGCGGTTCCGGCTCTGTGAAGTAATCGTCAACGTCGCCTGGTTCAGCAGCCTCGCGCCATTCCTCATGGTGCTGCGTATCAGTTTCCGGTTCTTGCGGCGCCTCTCCCTCAGTTCGTTTGGAAAAGAGACCGGCGAAAGCGGATTTTTTCTTCTTTTGCTGAGTAACTGGTTCGGGCTCCAAGGGTTCTTCCTCGCTTGCCTCGTTCAGATCACCGCTATGGCGCGTGTCATAGTCGCTGTCGCCGCTCTGTTCGATAACGACTTCCGCTTCGCCCTCGGTTTCGTCATCTGAACGGGCAGGTCTTTCATCGTCGAAGGTGATATCAGCGTCATCGCCGGCCGGTTCAAAATAGTTCGCCGGCGCGTGCTTGGTTTTGCGCTTGCCAGGTTTGATCACCCTGCCGCGAATGATCAGCATGATGACGAGCACGAAGACCAGAATGAACGCGCCAAAACCGGCCCATAGCGCTGGCGCCGGACCGCTAAACAAGGGTTCCGGAACCGCGGCTTCTTCCGCAGTAGTCGTTACGCTTTCTAGTCCTTCAGCCTCTTCCTGGGCTGAGGGCGTCAGCGATTGCATGGCCTGGTCCCCAACTCGTAACTCGACAGGTGGCGGCATTTTATTGGAAAATCCCATAAAAAGCGAGGGTTTAGCATTAACCATGTTTCGCGTTGAAGCTGTGGTGCTTGCGTCCCTTGCGCCTTGACGGCGTAACTTGCCGGCCATAGGTGAAGCGTCATGGCTATTCGACCGATTATTACTGCACCCGATCCCCTCCTGCGCGAGGTTTCAAAACCCGTGGACAAGGTGGATGACGAATTGCGTTCACTCATGGATGACATGCTCGAGACCATGTATGACGCGCCGGGCATCGGTCTTGCGGCGATCCAGATCGGCGTGCCGAAACGGGTGATTGTGATGGACCTCGCCGGTGAGGACGAGGAGCCGGAACCGCGCTATTTCGTGAATCCGGAAATTCTGGATCCTTCTGAGGACATGCGCCTTTATGAAGAGGGGTGTCTTTCTGTGCCGGAATTTTTCGATGAGGTTGAGCGCCCTGCGCGATGCCGCGTGAAATATCTCGATTATGACGGCAATGAACAAATTCTTGATGCAGAGGGCATGCTGGCTGTTTGCATTCAGCATGAAATGGATCACCTTGAAGGCGTTCTGTTCATCGATCACCTCTCGCGTCTGAAACGTGAGCGCATTCTTAAAAAGCTCAAAAAAGAACAGCGTCTCGCGGCGGCGTCGTAATTCGCGCAAAAGGGAATAGCCATGCGCCTCGCCTTCATGGGCACGCCGGAATTCTCCGTCAAAGTGCTGGCGGAGCTGATCGCCGCCGGTCATGACATCGCCGCCGTTTATACGCGCGCGCCGCAACCTTCGGGTCGCGGCCATAAACTGACGCCCTCGCCTGTGCATAAGTTTGCCGGAGCATGCGGGCTCGAGGTGCGAACGCCGAAGAATTTCAAAGATGAAGAAGAGCGCGCTGCGTTCGCCGCGCTCGATCTCGATGTGGCGGTGGTGGTCGCCTACGGGCTGATCCTGCCGCAGGCGGTGCTGGACGCGCCGCGTCACGGCTGTCTTAATCTGCATGCGTCGCTTCTGCCGCGCTGGCGCGGGGCGGCCCCGATCCAGCGCGCCATCATGGCGGGCGATCAAGTGACCGGCGTGCAGGTGATGCGCATGGAAGCGGGACTTGATACCGGCCCGGTGCTGTTATCGGAAACGGTGGAGATCGCCGCTGAAGATACAGCAGGTTCCCTGCACCATAAGCTTGCCGCCGTCGCCGCGCAGTTGGGCCCGCGCGCGCTGGCGGCGCTGACGCGCGAGGCGCTCATGGAGACGCCGCAGTCGGAAGAGGGCGTTACCTACGCCAACAAAATTTCATCCACGGAAGCACGGATCGATTGGACCAACAGCGCTGAAGACGTCGACCGGCATATTCGCGGTCTGTCTCCGTTTCCCGGCGCCTGGTTTGAAACGGATGGCGCCAGAGTGAAGGCGCTTTTTTCGAAAGTTTCAGATGGCGGCGGCCCGCCGGGAGCGGTTGTAGAGGCAGGCGATAAGTTGTTGATCGCTTGCGGCGCTGGCGCGGTGGAGCTGGTGACGCTGCAGCGCGCCGGAAAGAAGCCGCAGCAGGCGGAAGGGTTCCTGCGCGGGTTTCCGCTTAAGATCGGGCAAACGCTTTAGCATGCCGCGCTATAAGCTCACTATCGAATATGACGGAACCGGTTATGTCGGCTGGCAGCGTCAGGCCAACGGTCCATCCATTCAGGAAGCGCTTGAGGATGCCGTCAAAGCGTTTTGCGGCGATGATGAGCCTTCGCATGCGGCTGGCCGTACCGATGCAGGCGTTCATGCGCTTGCAATGGTCGCCCATATTAATCTGTCCAAGGAGCATCGCCCTGACACGGTGCGCGATGCGATCAATCAGCATTTGAAGCCCCAACCTATCGTAGTGGTTGGGTGCGGTCAGGTTTCAGAAGATTTTCATGCGCGATTTTCCTGCATAAAGCGGGCTTATGAGTATCGCATCGTTAACCGCCGCCCGCCGCTGGCGCTGGATGCGAGGCGTGCATGGCGCGTTTCGCAAAAGCTGGACGCTGATGCGATGAACGAAGCGGCTCAGTGTTTAGCAGGGCGGCATGACTTTACGACGTTCCGCGCCGCCGCCTGTCAGTCGGACAGCCCGATAAAGTCGCTGGATGAGATTTCCGTTTCGCGTGCTGGCGAAGACGTCATTATCCGCTGCGCCGCGCGATCGTTTCTGCATCATCAGGTGCGCTCGATTACCGGGTCGCTTGTTGAGGTGGGCAAGGGAAAGTGGCGCGTGAATGATATGAAAACGGCGCTGGAGGCGGCTGATCGCAAACGCTGCGGTCCAGTGGCGCCGCCGGACGGACTTTATTTTGTTAGAGCGGAGTATTGAGGGCTGCAACTTCCCTGTTTTCTTCCGATTATCGTAAATGATGCAGTTCTCTCCTTCCGCTCACCCCGACGCAAGTCGGGGTCCAGCGAAGAGAACAAGCCGGGCTACGCCCGACATCTTTTTTGTCTGGTTCCCGGCTTTCGCCGGGATGAGCGGATAGCTTCCGCACTTGCAAGCGGTTTGTTCCATAGGGCGCGTTCACTTCTGCACGCCTCCGAATTTTTGAAAATACCCAGCGATGATCGCTTCATAGATATCCGTAAGCGTCTCAATATCGCTTAGCCCTACATGCTCGTCGGTCTGATGCATGGTTGCGCCAACCATGCCGAACTCAGCCACGGGCGCGAAGTCCTTGATGAACCGTGCATCGGAGGTGCCGCCCGAAGTTGAGTATTCCGGACGCTTGTCTGTTTCTTTCTCGACGCAATCAGCGATAAGCGACAGAAAATTCATGTCTGTCGTCAAAAACGCCTCACCCGAAACTATGGTTTCAAGCTCGTATTTGGCGCCAGTTTCAGTGGCGAGCGCATCCAGTTGTTCGCGTAGCCATGCGTCGATGGAGGGGCCGGTCCAATTCGGATTGAAACGGATATTGAAACGCGCTGTCGCCTTTTCCGGAATGACATTATGCGCCGGGTTGCCGATATGAATGTCGGTGATCTCAAGATTTGACGGCTGGAACCGTTCATAACCGTCATCAAGCGGCGTTTCACTCAACCGCAACAATTTGCGTAAGAGCGCCGGGATCGGGTTTTGCGCGCGATGGGGATAAGCCACATGCCCCTGTTTGCCTTTTACCTTCAGCCAACAATTGATCGAACCGCGCCGGCCGACTTTGATCATGTCGCCCATGATTTCCGGGTTCGACGGCTCGCCCACGAGGCAGTGATTGATCCTGATCTTTTGTTCGTGAAGCCAGGCGAGCACTTTTTTCGTGCCGTTGATCGCCGGGCCTTCCTCATCGCCGGTAATCAAAAAAGAAAGCGAGCCCTTAACGGCGCCGGCCTCAATCGCGCGAGAGGCGGCGGCGGCGAAGGCGGCGATCGCGCTTTTCATGTCCGCCGCGCCGCGCCCCCAAAGCTTGCCGTCTTTGATTTCGGCGTCAAAGGGCGGCGACGCCCACGCAGCCTCGTTACCCGGCGGCACAACATCCGTGTGCCCGGCAAAGCATAAATTCGGCGCCGTCTCGCCGAACTGCGCGTAGAGATTATCGACCTCAGCAAACTTCAGCCGTGTTGTCTTAAACCCAAGTTCTTTGAGGACGCCTTCAAGCACGTCTAGCGCGCCTTCGTCGGCTGGCGTCACAGAGGGACGTTTGATCAAAGCGCGGGAAAGCTCGATTGGATCGATTTTTGTCATGGCGATGAGCTAAACTAGCCCCGAGCCCAAGACAAGCAATGGAGCAATGCCGTGCCAAAACTCAATCTCAAAGATGTAAAGCCGCGAACGGGATGCGCATATCCGGCCCCTTACGACGCCCACTGTATAGGCCGGTCGAAAATTGGACTTGGAGATTTGGGCGGCCTTAACCAGTTTGGCGTCAATCTAACGCGCCTCGCGCCAGGCGCGGCGTCCGCACACAAGCACTGGCACCAAAATGAGGACGAACTTGTCTATATGCTCGAAGGCGAGGCTGTGCTGGTTGAAGATGATGGAGAAACGGTGATGCGCGCCGGCGATGTGGCTACGTTTAAAGCCGGCGTTCAAGTCGGTCACATGATGGTCAACCGGTCGAACCGCGAAGTAGTGTTTTTGGAAGTTAGAACCCGTGCTGCGGAAGAAGTCTCATCCTACACCGATCCAGATATCGATTTGCAGATGATCAAGAGCGCGGCTGGATGGGTCGCGACACGCAAGGATGGCGCGCCTTATTGATTTCGCAACAATTCGTTGACGGATGTTTTTGAGCGAGTTCTCTCGTCAACCTGCTTGACGATGACGGCGCAGTATAGATTGGGACCGCCCTTGTCGGACGGCATCGCGCCCGAAACGACAACGGAATAGGGCGGGACCTCGCCATAGGTGACGGCGCCGGTTTCGCGATTGAAAATTTTCGTCGATGCGCCGAGGTAAACGCCCATGGAAAGGACCGATCCCTCGCGCACGATGACGCCTTCGGCCACCTCGGCGCGAGCGCCGATAAAGCAGTGATCCTCGATAATGACCGGGTTCGCCTGCAGCGGTTCAAGAACGCCGCCAATGCCCGCACCGCCGGAGATATGGCAATTGGCGCCAATCTGTGCGCAGGAGCCGACCGTCGCCCAAGTATCGATCATGGCGCCCTCGCCGACATAAGCGCCAATATTGACGTATGACGGCATCAAAACCGCATTGTTGGCGATAAACGATCCGCGCCGTACGGTCGCCGGCGGCACCACGCGAAAACCGCTCTTGCGGAAGTCTTCTTCGCTCCAGCCGGAAAATTTCGTTTCAACCTTGTCCCACCAGGGGCCGTTGAAGCCGTCGATTAGCCGGTTGTCGTTGAGGCGAAATGACAGCAGCACCGCTTTTTTCAGCCATTGATTGACGCGCCACTCTCTAAGGTTTCCTGAGCCTTCGACTGGTTCTGCTACGCGCTCAGCCCCGGAATCGAGAAGCGAGAGCGTTTCGTTGACGGCGTCGCGAACTTCGCCCGTCGTTTTGGCGGAAATGTCGTTGCGGTTCTCCCACGCGGCGTCGATCACGGCTTCTAGAGCGGCTTTGTCGGTCATGGTTTTTATCAACTGGCTATGGCTTGCGCCTTACTGGCGACATTTAGAAACGCAGTCAAATCATCGGTCACGTGATGCACATGCGCGGCCGTATCGCCGCGCCTCGCGGGGCGTTTGTCATGGGGTTCGTCGTCAAGCCACGCGGCGTCGGAAAGCACCAGCACTGTCGTCATGCCGAGCGCATGGGGCGCTTCCAGGTTTTGCACGATATCCTCAAACATCACCGCGCTGCACGGGTCTATATGATGAGAAGACAGAAATTTTTCATACGGCTCGCGTTTTGGTTTGGGCGCGTACCCCGCCGCCTTGATGTCGAAGATTTCATCGAATTGATGCAAAACGCCAAGCGCGCCGGCGACATTCTCCGCGTGTTTCACGGAGCCATTGGTGAAGATAAACTTGCGGCCCGGCAGCGCGGTCAGCGCTTCGTTCAGGCCGTGATTTTCCTTCAGGTGCGCAATATCGATGTCGTGGACAAATTCAAGAAACTCATCGGGGCAGATATCATGAAGGTCCATCAACCCGCTCATGGTCGTTCCGTATGCGACGTAATAATCTTTTTGCAACCGGCGCGCGCCGTCATGGTCCATGGCCAGACGGTCACGGATGAACGCCGTCATGCGCGCGTCTATTTGCGGAAAAAGCTGCTGTTCCGCGCCGTAAAGCGTGTTGTCGAGGTCGAAAACCCAGTTCTCGACATGGGAAAGATCAGGCAAGGGGTCCCTTATTCTCCGCCCGCTTCGGCCGGGGCGGCAAACATGTCCGGGGTGAAGTCAAAGTTTAACGACTCAGCACCGCCAATTTCGATACGGCGGAACGACGCTTCCTCAAGATCCTGATCAGCGCAGGCCAGATCGTCGTTCACATTGAACATGACGTTATTGATGCAGAAGTTTTTGGCGCCGCCCGTGATTGGTCTGTCGCCAGCGGGATCTTCGATCACGCCGTAAACGTAATAATGGTCCTTTTCCAAAGACCCCTTGACGATTTTTGAGCAGTCGCCGGGCTCCAGCTTCCACCAGCCTTTCGAATTATACGTATCGCCTTCCTCTCCGGCGGCGATCGCGCTCCAGACGGGGCTGTTGGTTTTGTTGCAGTAAAACAGGCCGAGTTTTGCTTCGCGCGCGTTTGCATCCTCAATAAGCGTATCGATCACTTCGTCATCGATGGAATAGCCCTCGGCAAGACCTTTTTGTTTGCGGTAATTGGCCAGCGCACGTTGGGTGGTGCGGCCCATGGCGCCGTCAACACGACCGGCGTCGACGCCGATGTCGCTTAACAGGCGCTGCACGCCGGCGACTTCTGCGGAATAGACCGTATAGGTGCTGGCTTCCGTAAAATCCGTCTGCCAGTTGCCGCCGGCCTGCTCGGTGACTTCAACATTGAAAAACCTTCGCTGCCGCATCGGATCGTCGCGGCACACATCCTGGTTGCGCAGATTGAAGAAACCTGAATTTTCAACACAAAGCGCCGTATCGCCGGACCATGTGCGCAGCGGTCCTTCGTGTCCGGGGATGGCTTCGGCATAAACGAAGTACCGACCGGGTTTGGCTTTTTCGGTTAGCACGACCTTGCACTGGCCGGGACGCAGGCGCCACCAGCCCCGGGTCGCCAGCCGGTCGCCATCCACATATCCGATCGCTGCTGACAGCGCGTAACTCGACTTGTTGCAGAAACTGTATTTCGCGTCAGCCGACGCGGACGTCACAACAAACAGCAGCAGGGAAAAAAAGATGATACGCATTGCGTTCCGCCTGGATTGCACTAGCCCGGGATTTCACTACCCATGGGATGAAGCGGTAATTCACCCGAAACTGCGGCGAGGATCAAGCGCGTATCGATGAATATCAGCGAGCCCATAGGGGACGAGGCGGCCGAAACGGGCGCTGTGAACAGCGTTAGCGTATTGTTTCCGCTGCCTTTGCCAAAGGCTTATGATTATATCTGCACGGGCGGCGAAACTGGCGGCGAAGCGCCTCTCGTTGGATCATTCGTCCTTGCGCCATTCGGTCCGCGAGAGGTGGTGGGGGTCGTGTGGCCGTCGGGCGGTGATCCTATAGAGCCTGAAAAGCTCAAACCGCTTGTGCGCGTTATCGATGCGCCGCCGCTGGCGGGCGAACTGATCGATTTCATCGCCTGGGCGTCGGCCTACACCATGTTTCCACTGGGCTCGATTTTGCGCATGGTCATGCGGGTGGCCGATGCATTCGAGGGCCCGCGCATGCAGACAGCGTTTGTTGGGGGCGGCGAAGCGCCGGCCCGGCTGACGCCGCAGAGAAAAGCGGTTCTCGACATTGCGTGCGAAACTCCGATGACCGCGGCGGAACTTTCGGCTGCGGCGGGCGTCAGCGATGGCGTCGTGCGCGGCCTTGCCGATGCGGGCGCGCTGACCCGTGTCGATGTCGATCCCGATCCGCCGTTCGATCCGCCGGATCTCCACCGCAGCGGCCATGACCTTTCAGACGATCAGCAATTCGCCGCGGACGAAATAAAAACAATCATCGCCAGCGGGGGGCACAAAGCGATCCTTATCGACGGCGTGACCGGTTCCGGCAAAACAGAAGTTTATTTCGAGGCGGCGGCGGAGGCGTTGCGCCGGGACGATAATGCGCAAGTGTTGATTTTGTTGCCTGAGATTGCGCTGACGTTGCCGTTTCTGACGCGCGTGGAGGAGCGTTTTGGTGCCGCGCCTGCGCCGTGGCATTCGGAATTGACCGCCGCCCAGCGCCGCCGCACCTGGCGGCGCGTAGCAGAAGGTCAGGCAAGGCTGGTGGTGGGTGCGCGCTCGGCGCTGTTTTTGCCGTTTGCAAACCTGAAACTGATTATCGTCGATGAAGAACACGACAACGCATACAAACAGGAAGACGGCGTTATCTATCACGCCCGCGATCTCAGCGTTGCGCGGGGCGCGAGGGCGGGGTTTCCGGTCATTCTCGCCTCAGCGACGCCGTCCCTTGAGAGCGTCGTTAATGTCGATGAGGGCCGCTATGACGCTGTCGGTTTGCCGTCGCGTTTCGCCGAGGCGGCCATGCCGGAAATTTCCCTGATCGACATGCGCGAGGATGCGCCTGAAGCCGGGCGGTGGTTGTCGCCGCGTCTCGTCAGCGCGATCAATGATAATATTTCAGCACACGAACAATCGTTGCTGTTTTTAAACAGGCGCGGTTATGCGCCCATGACCATCTGCCGGCGCTGTGGCCATAAGATGACGGCGCCGGGTTCCGACACCATGCTGGTGGAGCACCGTTTTGAAAACCGGCTTGTGTGTCACCACACTGGTTTTTCCATGCCGAAACCGCCAGCTTGTCCGGAATGCAACGCAGTCGACGCGCTGACCCCTTGCGGGCCGGGTGTGGAGCGTGTGGCGGAGGAGGCGAAAGAGCGCTGGCCCGCCGCCAATATCGCAGTGCTCTCGTCCGACACCGTGACCGGCCCGCGCGCCATGCGTGAGGTACTAGATGCAATGCGCGATGGCGCGATCGATATTCTCATCGCCACGCAAGTGGCCGCGAAGGGTCATCACTTCCCGAACCTGACGCTGGTTGGTGTTGTCGATGCGGACCTGGGCCTTGCCGGCGGCGACCTGCGCGCTGGCGAGCGCACATATCAGCTCTTGTCACAAGTGACGGGCCGCGCCGGACGCGCTGAAAAACCGGGTCGGGCGTTATTGCAGACCTATCAGCCGCAAGCGGCGGTCCTGAAAGCCTTGGCGACGGGCGACCGGGATGCGTTTCTCGCTGCGGAAGCAGAGGGAAGGCGATCCCTCGGCTATCCGCCCTATGGACGTCTTGCGTCGGTGACGCTGCGTTCCAGAGATGAGGCGGCGCTGGAAAAATCGGCGCGGGCCATGCGCGCGGCGGCGCCGTTGGCAGATGATGTTGAGATTCTGGGGCCTGCGCGCACTCCGATTTATCGGCTTCGCGGTGTTGCGCGCCAGCGCATGCTCGTTAAGGCGGGGCGTAATATTCATTTGCAGGCGTATTTGTCGGATTGGCTCGAACGGGTCAAAAAAACCTCGGTTGTTCGTATTTCTGTCGATATCAACCCTTATAACTTCCTTTAGGACGCCGAATCCGCGCAGATTGTAACATTCGGTTAACGCTTTAACTGTCTAAAATAAAAGACTCTTTCAGGGGGATCACTGAATGATGCGGTTAATTTTGGTTTGTTTGATTTCGTCGGTGTTTTCCGTAAGCGGAGCATCTGCGCAAGGCTTTGTGGATGAGGCGCGTGTCGGTCTTTACGCTCAAAGCTGCTGCGGTTTTGGATCAAGCAAGGAAGACGGCGTCGCCATCAATGCGGAGCTTTTGTTTCCATCCCCGCGTTTCTTATCCGTGCTGGGTGCGCCGCGCCCGCTCATTGGCGGCACGCTCGCAACCGACTCCGGCGCGACTGACCAGGTTTATACAGGCCTTGAGTGGAAGCTGAATGTGACGCCGAAATGGTTCGTTGCGGTCAGTCCCGGCATAACCATTCACAACGGCGAAACGGATACCTTCAACCCTGTGACGGATGCAGCGCGCGCCGCGACGACGGTGTTTTATGGATGCCGGGCGTTATTCCGCATCGCCGGCGATGTCGGCTATCGCCTGACCGA
Coding sequences within:
- the truA gene encoding tRNA pseudouridine(38-40) synthase TruA, whose protein sequence is MPRYKLTIEYDGTGYVGWQRQANGPSIQEALEDAVKAFCGDDEPSHAAGRTDAGVHALAMVAHINLSKEHRPDTVRDAINQHLKPQPIVVVGCGQVSEDFHARFSCIKRAYEYRIVNRRPPLALDARRAWRVSQKLDADAMNEAAQCLAGRHDFTTFRAAACQSDSPIKSLDEISVSRAGEDVIIRCAARSFLHHQVRSITGSLVEVGKGKWRVNDMKTALEAADRKRCGPVAPPDGLYFVRAEY
- the dapE gene encoding succinyl-diaminopimelate desuccinylase; protein product: MTKIDPIELSRALIKRPSVTPADEGALDVLEGVLKELGFKTTRLKFAEVDNLYAQFGETAPNLCFAGHTDVVPPGNEAAWASPPFDAEIKDGKLWGRGAADMKSAIAAFAAAASRAIEAGAVKGSLSFLITGDEEGPAINGTKKVLAWLHEQKIRINHCLVGEPSNPEIMGDMIKVGRRGSINCWLKVKGKQGHVAYPHRAQNPIPALLRKLLRLSETPLDDGYERFQPSNLEITDIHIGNPAHNVIPEKATARFNIRFNPNWTGPSIDAWLREQLDALATETGAKYELETIVSGEAFLTTDMNFLSLIADCVEKETDKRPEYSTSGGTSDARFIKDFAPVAEFGMVGATMHQTDEHVGLSDIETLTDIYEAIIAGYFQKFGGVQK
- a CDS encoding cupin domain-containing protein, whose translation is MPKLNLKDVKPRTGCAYPAPYDAHCIGRSKIGLGDLGGLNQFGVNLTRLAPGAASAHKHWHQNEDELVYMLEGEAVLVEDDGETVMRAGDVATFKAGVQVGHMMVNRSNREVVFLEVRTRAAEEVSSYTDPDIDLQMIKSAAGWVATRKDGAPY
- the dapD gene encoding 2,3,4,5-tetrahydropyridine-2,6-dicarboxylate N-succinyltransferase, with amino-acid sequence MTDKAALEAVIDAAWENRNDISAKTTGEVRDAVNETLSLLDSGAERVAEPVEGSGNLREWRVNQWLKKAVLLSFRLNDNRLIDGFNGPWWDKVETKFSGWSEEDFRKSGFRVVPPATVRRGSFIANNAVLMPSYVNIGAYVGEGAMIDTWATVGSCAQIGANCHISGGAGIGGVLEPLQANPVIIEDHCFIGARAEVAEGVIVREGSVLSMGVYLGASTKIFNRETGAVTYGEVPPYSVVVSGAMPSDKGGPNLYCAVIVKQVDERTRSKTSVNELLRNQ
- a CDS encoding pyrimidine 5'-nucleotidase, with amino-acid sequence MPDLSHVENWVFDLDNTLYGAEQQLFPQIDARMTAFIRDRLAMDHDGARRLQKDYYVAYGTTMSGLMDLHDICPDEFLEFVHDIDIAHLKENHGLNEALTALPGRKFIFTNGSVKHAENVAGALGVLHQFDEIFDIKAAGYAPKPKREPYEKFLSSHHIDPCSAVMFEDIVQNLEAPHALGMTTVLVLSDAAWLDDEPHDKRPARRGDTAAHVHHVTDDLTAFLNVASKAQAIAS
- a CDS encoding DUF1036 domain-containing protein — its product is MRIIFFSLLLFVVTSASADAKYSFCNKSSYALSAAIGYVDGDRLATRGWWRLRPGQCKVVLTEKAKPGRYFVYAEAIPGHEGPLRTWSGDTALCVENSGFFNLRNQDVCRDDPMRQRRFFNVEVTEQAGGNWQTDFTEASTYTVYSAEVAGVQRLLSDIGVDAGRVDGAMGRTTQRALANYRKQKGLAEGYSIDDEVIDTLIEDANAREAKLGLFYCNKTNSPVWSAIAAGEEGDTYNSKGWWKLEPGDCSKIVKGSLEKDHYYVYGVIEDPAGDRPITGGAKNFCINNVMFNVNDDLACADQDLEEASFRRIEIGGAESLNFDFTPDMFAAPAEAGGE